Proteins encoded in a region of the Flavobacterium sp. PMTSA4 genome:
- a CDS encoding sensor histidine kinase, which yields MALKFKKTYRFALISTTYITLFSTSIITILLWFFEKFSISITLLFALSMAIFSFFVIQYRVEKFIYRRVKKIYDDVTLLESASFRNQPITTDMATLTQQVKKFATDKKMEIESLKVKEEYRREFMGNVSHELKTPLFTVQGYLSTLLDGAMDDKKVRKKYLERAEKGVERLVYIVEDLDMISKLEMGDVGIHNTKFDIVELIQNVFDMLEMSADHKNIILMFDRKYSKAIYVNADKEKIQQVLTNLVMNSIKYGKENGTTEVTIEDLVKNKIIVRIRDNGEGIEQQNLSRIFERFYRVDKSGARSVGGSGLGLSIVKHIIEAHGEKIYVESEFKKGSEFSFTLEKDK from the coding sequence ATGGCTTTAAAATTCAAAAAAACATACAGATTTGCACTAATCTCTACAACTTATATTACACTCTTTTCAACCAGTATAATAACAATTTTGTTATGGTTTTTTGAAAAATTTTCTATTTCAATTACTTTGCTGTTTGCATTGTCAATGGCAATTTTTTCTTTCTTTGTAATTCAATATCGCGTTGAAAAATTTATTTATCGTCGTGTAAAAAAAATATATGATGATGTTACTTTATTAGAATCAGCTTCTTTTAGAAATCAGCCAATTACAACTGATATGGCAACACTTACTCAACAAGTGAAAAAGTTTGCTACTGATAAAAAGATGGAAATAGAATCTTTAAAGGTAAAAGAAGAATATCGAAGAGAATTTATGGGAAATGTTTCTCATGAATTAAAAACACCATTATTCACCGTTCAAGGCTATCTTTCTACTTTGCTTGATGGTGCAATGGATGATAAAAAAGTTAGAAAAAAATATCTAGAACGTGCCGAAAAAGGTGTAGAAAGACTAGTTTACATAGTAGAAGATTTAGATATGATTTCTAAACTCGAAATGGGCGATGTAGGTATTCATAACACTAAATTTGATATTGTTGAATTAATTCAAAATGTGTTTGATATGCTCGAAATGAGTGCCGACCATAAAAATATCATCTTAATGTTTGATAGAAAATACAGCAAAGCAATTTATGTAAACGCAGACAAAGAAAAAATACAGCAAGTTTTGACAAATTTGGTAATGAATTCTATCAAATATGGTAAAGAAAACGGAACTACCGAAGTAACCATTGAAGATTTAGTGAAAAACAAAATAATCGTTAGAATCAGAGATAATGGTGAAGGAATAGAGCAACAAAATTTATCTAGAATTTTCGAACGTTTTTATCGTGTTGACAAAAGTGGAGCAAGAAGTGTTGGTGGTTCAGGTTTAGGACTTTCAATAGTGAAACATATAATTGAAGCTCACGGCGAGAAAATTTATGTTGAAAGTGAGTTCAAAAAAGGTTCTGAGTTTTCATTCACTCTTGAAAAGGACAAATAA
- a CDS encoding T9SS type A sorting domain-containing protein, with translation MKKIYFLLFMIAPMFMIGQNLVTNPTFADGLNGWTAGPTASYTLPSLITNDGHNDTNSAQYVATATTGFYQEIPITGGNQLVISFWYKASGDNTDARIWSNYKDAADAIVYQAAAATDDPLRNNNGYLPTATVWTQHSITVTSPAEATKLVLAVRAYNNGTASFDDFSVTQAPLSVSQNAIAGLKVYPNPVSNGKLFIETDANAERIVAIYDLLGKNVLNTTTSNSEINVASLNSGVYIVKITEEGNTTSRKLIIR, from the coding sequence ATGAAAAAAATCTACTTTTTATTATTTATGATTGCTCCAATGTTCATGATTGGACAAAACTTAGTGACAAATCCAACTTTTGCGGACGGTCTTAACGGATGGACTGCTGGACCAACAGCAAGTTATACTTTACCAAGTTTAATTACAAATGATGGACATAATGACACTAATTCCGCACAATATGTAGCAACTGCAACTACAGGTTTTTACCAAGAAATTCCAATTACTGGTGGTAATCAATTAGTAATTTCTTTTTGGTATAAAGCAAGTGGTGATAATACAGATGCAAGAATTTGGAGTAATTACAAAGATGCTGCTGATGCAATTGTTTATCAAGCTGCTGCTGCTACTGATGATCCATTAAGAAATAACAACGGTTACTTACCAACTGCTACTGTATGGACGCAACATTCTATAACAGTTACTTCTCCAGCTGAAGCTACTAAACTTGTATTGGCCGTAAGAGCTTATAACAATGGTACAGCTAGTTTTGATGATTTTTCTGTTACACAAGCTCCATTAAGCGTTTCTCAAAATGCAATTGCAGGTTTAAAAGTATATCCTAATCCAGTTTCTAACGGTAAATTATTTATCGAAACAGATGCTAATGCTGAAAGAATTGTAGCTATTTATGATTTATTAGGCAAAAATGTTCTAAACACAACAACATCTAATTCAGAAATTAATGTTGCTTCTTTAAATTCTGGTGTTTACATTGTAAAAATCACTGAAGAAGGAAACACCACTTCTAGAAAATTAATTATCAGATAA
- a CDS encoding response regulator transcription factor — translation MKKKDITILLVDDEQDILEIVGYNLEQEGYKVITASDGKEAISKAKKAIPQLIIMDVMMPEMDGMEACEHIRRIPELSNVIITFLTARSEDYSQVAGFEAGADDYITKPIKPKLLVSKVKALLRRLKSEEKISDTIFVAGLEINREEYKIVKNGEEMILPRKEFELLYLLASKPGKVFKREEILDKVWGNEVIVGGRTIDVHIRKLREKIDEDLFKTIKGVGYKLEA, via the coding sequence ATGAAAAAAAAGGACATTACTATTTTATTAGTTGATGACGAGCAAGATATACTAGAAATTGTTGGTTATAATCTTGAACAAGAAGGATACAAAGTTATTACGGCATCTGACGGAAAAGAAGCCATTAGTAAAGCTAAAAAAGCGATTCCACAATTAATCATTATGGACGTAATGATGCCTGAAATGGATGGAATGGAAGCTTGTGAACACATCAGAAGAATTCCAGAGTTAAGCAATGTTATTATTACTTTCCTTACCGCAAGAAGCGAAGATTACTCCCAAGTTGCAGGTTTTGAAGCTGGAGCTGATGATTATATTACAAAGCCTATTAAGCCAAAATTATTGGTTAGTAAAGTAAAAGCATTACTTCGCAGATTAAAATCAGAAGAAAAAATTTCTGACACCATTTTTGTTGCTGGGTTAGAAATTAACCGAGAAGAATATAAAATTGTAAAAAATGGTGAAGAAATGATTTTACCTCGAAAAGAGTTTGAACTTCTTTATTTATTAGCTTCTAAACCAGGAAAAGTATTCAAGCGTGAAGAAATTCTAGATAAAGTTTGGGGAAATGAAGTTATAGTAGGCGGAAGAACTATAGACGTTCATATTCGAAAATTAAGAGAAAAAATAGATGAAGATTTGTTTAAAACCATAAAAGGAGTTGGTTACAAACTAGAAGCATAA
- the trmB gene encoding tRNA (guanosine(46)-N7)-methyltransferase TrmB, protein MGSKNKLKRFKENETFENVLQPKREEVVNGTFKYKGKWNSDFFKNNNPIIVELGCGKGEYTIGLAQRNPNVNYIGIDVKGARFWRGAKTAVETGMNNVGFVRTQIELIENIFSSHEISEIWITFPDPQIKYKRTKHRMTNSDFLKMYKRILKPEGVVNLKTDSEFMHGYTLGLLHGEGHEVLYANHNVYKNEGSPSEVTEIQTFYENQYLEINKAITYIRFKIK, encoded by the coding sequence GTGGGAAGCAAGAATAAATTAAAGCGTTTCAAAGAAAACGAAACTTTTGAAAATGTACTTCAACCAAAGAGAGAAGAAGTTGTAAACGGAACTTTTAAATATAAAGGAAAATGGAATTCCGATTTTTTTAAAAATAATAACCCAATTATTGTTGAATTAGGATGTGGAAAAGGCGAATATACCATTGGTTTAGCTCAGCGCAATCCTAATGTGAATTATATTGGAATTGATGTAAAAGGTGCACGATTTTGGCGTGGAGCAAAAACAGCGGTTGAAACAGGAATGAACAATGTTGGTTTTGTTAGAACACAAATAGAATTGATAGAAAATATTTTTTCATCACATGAAATCTCTGAAATTTGGATAACTTTTCCCGATCCTCAAATCAAATATAAACGAACAAAACACAGAATGACCAATTCTGATTTTTTGAAAATGTACAAAAGAATTTTAAAGCCTGAAGGTGTTGTTAACCTGAAAACGGACAGCGAGTTTATGCATGGTTATACCTTAGGATTATTGCATGGCGAAGGTCATGAAGTTTTGTATGCAAATCATAATGTTTATAAAAACGAAGGTTCGCCAAGTGAAGTAACTGAAATCCAAACATTTTACGAAAATCAATATTTGGAAATTAACAAAGCAATTACGTATATTCGTTTTAAAATCAAATAG
- a CDS encoding T9SS type A sorting domain-containing protein, which produces MTKKYFYITLFVLLFSLVGFAQESKSQSNDALGFYPNPVSNGKIYITSKTALEKEILIFDVLGKKVLQTTTSSKELNISTIPPGVYIIKISEGDSTATRKLIVR; this is translated from the coding sequence ATGACAAAAAAATACTTTTATATCACTTTATTTGTTCTTTTATTTTCTTTAGTGGGTTTTGCTCAAGAAAGTAAATCACAGTCTAATGATGCTTTAGGTTTTTATCCTAATCCAGTTAGCAATGGTAAAATTTACATTACTTCAAAAACTGCTCTCGAAAAAGAAATTTTAATTTTTGATGTGTTAGGGAAAAAAGTATTACAAACAACTACTTCTTCAAAAGAACTAAACATTAGCACAATTCCTCCAGGAGTTTACATCATAAAAATTAGTGAAGGTGATAGCACTGCCACTAGAAAACTAATTGTCAGATAG
- a CDS encoding glycosyltransferase translates to MKTYKRNILVAPLNWGLGHATRCIPIIRELEKNNYIPIIASDGNALALLKKEFPHLLHLELPSYNIEYAKKAENFKWKLIKNSPKTIAAILSEKKIVKKWCKEFGLSGIISDNRLGVYNKKVPSVIITHQLTVLSGKTTWISSKLHQFFIKNFKECWVPDFDKNINFSGKLGHLTDSDLNIHYIGTLSRLEKQELPIKYDLMVLLSGPEPQRTLLEEKLITELKNYEGKVIFIKGIVENEQKTEQIDNITLCNFMTSSELEIAINESKKILCRSGYTTIMDLIQLQKKAFFIPTPGQPEQEYLAKRMKKSGTLPYCKQDDFKIEKIQEIELYTGFPKTLEFIDWKKLFVLFKSE, encoded by the coding sequence TTGAAAACGTATAAAAGAAATATCCTTGTTGCGCCGCTAAATTGGGGTTTAGGTCATGCTACTCGATGTATTCCAATTATACGAGAACTCGAAAAAAATAATTATATCCCAATAATTGCTTCTGATGGAAATGCTTTGGCTTTGCTAAAAAAAGAATTTCCTCATTTATTGCATTTAGAGTTACCTTCCTATAATATAGAATATGCTAAAAAAGCTGAAAATTTTAAATGGAAATTAATTAAAAATAGTCCAAAAACAATTGCTGCCATTCTTTCAGAAAAGAAAATAGTTAAAAAATGGTGCAAAGAATTTGGTCTTAGCGGAATAATTTCTGATAACCGTTTAGGTGTTTACAACAAAAAAGTTCCTAGCGTAATTATAACGCATCAACTTACTGTTTTATCTGGTAAAACTACTTGGATTTCAAGTAAACTGCATCAATTTTTTATTAAAAACTTCAAAGAATGTTGGGTTCCTGATTTTGATAAAAATATTAATTTCTCTGGAAAATTAGGACATTTAACTGATAGTGATTTAAATATTCATTACATCGGCACATTAAGTAGACTAGAAAAACAAGAACTTCCAATTAAATATGATTTAATGGTTTTGCTTTCTGGTCCTGAACCTCAACGAACTTTATTAGAAGAAAAACTTATAACCGAATTAAAAAATTACGAAGGAAAAGTAATTTTCATTAAAGGAATTGTTGAAAATGAACAAAAAACAGAACAAATAGACAATATCACTTTATGTAATTTCATGACTTCATCCGAATTGGAAATTGCAATTAATGAAAGTAAAAAAATTCTTTGTCGCTCGGGTTACACTACTATAATGGATTTAATTCAGTTGCAGAAGAAAGCCTTTTTTATTCCAACTCCTGGACAACCTGAACAAGAATATCTGGCTAAAAGAATGAAAAAAAGTGGAACTTTACCTTATTGTAAACAAGATGATTTCAAAATAGAAAAAATTCAGGAAATTGAACTTTACACAGGTTTTCCAAAAACTTTGGAATTTATAGATTGGAAAAAATTATTTGTCCTTTTCAAGAGTGAATGA
- a CDS encoding TonB-dependent receptor, with the protein MKLKFLLITLFFSVLSIAQTKGTVTGVITDKDLQNETLPFANVVVKGTNIAVSTDVEGKYSFTIEAGNYTIEFSFLGYESVTKTVQVKAGETVTLNLALGSGSYTLQDVVIQNNTNRAKESALLLDQKNAVEMKQAIGAQELSRKGVSDVANAVVKTTGITKQEGSGNIFVRGLGDRYNSTTMNGLPIPSNDPEKKNLNLEIFSTDILEYVSIDKVYNSKLYGDFAGGNVDIVSKDYKGSGFLKFEFGSSVNTNAINDDDFSLLKGYNGFGFDNRAIPNNGLTQYNFKSLQLENTNPIAGTFGISGGKSFNIGEEGKLSLFATASFGNNYSSKADGTAKGGVNGNASLINKNFEKYTSISFNTNTTAMVNLGYKINAANKLEFNSVLINTSSLSKEEFTGYVADLANDGNGFIRRNKFEKNTLLINQLLGEHKLSKRTIANWGLSYNTIKGDMPDRTQNTLNKNDNGYVINSQSAPNNHRYFQNLTENEMAATASVDYKFKKVDETEYKGKLTLGYNGRFKTRDFEATQFNFKALNGFTNTVVDPNNLDAFYNQENFTNGYFQVATFRGTAEVPNALKPQTYNGEQIIQGGFLNTEYKFSKLTAVLGLRGEYIFQKVKWNTQLDPTGGKDEFDKIAFLPSLTLKYELTEKQNLRFGFSKTYTLPQFKERALFVYEDVTEVKVGNPDLYASDDYNFDLKWEFFPEKEEVISVTAFGKYIQNPMNEVTIASSTNDISYINTGDFGYVAGGEFEVRKSLLNIDTENSKKLTAGLNVSYLYTQQDLSTNKVIKETDYNVAFNTDSDKFTGASDLLLNGDISFLNEWNKKESNLTSTLSYTYFSDRVYALGTNDRGNLVDKAFGSLDLILKSKLNKNFGLGLVAKNLLDPTINRVQENKNGDVNVLSYKKGINLSLTLSYQF; encoded by the coding sequence ATGAAATTAAAATTTTTACTTATTACCTTGTTTTTTAGCGTTTTATCAATTGCGCAAACTAAAGGAACAGTAACAGGAGTTATCACTGATAAAGATTTACAAAACGAAACATTGCCTTTTGCAAATGTAGTAGTAAAAGGCACAAATATAGCTGTTTCTACTGATGTTGAAGGTAAATATTCTTTCACAATTGAAGCTGGAAATTATACTATTGAATTTAGCTTTTTAGGTTATGAAAGTGTTACAAAAACAGTTCAAGTTAAAGCTGGCGAAACAGTAACCTTAAATTTAGCTTTAGGCTCAGGAAGTTATACACTTCAAGATGTTGTAATTCAAAACAATACTAATAGAGCAAAAGAATCAGCATTATTATTAGACCAAAAAAATGCCGTAGAAATGAAACAAGCTATCGGAGCACAAGAACTTTCTAGAAAAGGTGTTAGCGATGTTGCAAATGCTGTTGTAAAAACTACAGGTATTACAAAACAAGAAGGTTCAGGTAATATTTTTGTTAGAGGTTTAGGCGATAGATACAATTCTACAACAATGAATGGTTTACCAATTCCATCAAACGATCCAGAAAAGAAAAACTTAAATCTTGAAATATTTTCTACAGATATATTAGAGTATGTTTCAATTGATAAAGTTTACAACAGTAAATTATACGGAGATTTTGCTGGTGGAAACGTTGATATCGTTTCTAAAGATTATAAAGGAAGCGGTTTCTTAAAATTTGAATTTGGTTCAAGTGTTAACACCAACGCAATTAATGATGATGATTTTTCATTATTAAAAGGGTACAATGGTTTTGGTTTTGATAACAGAGCAATTCCAAATAATGGATTAACTCAATACAATTTTAAATCATTACAACTTGAAAACACAAATCCTATCGCTGGAACTTTTGGAATTTCAGGCGGAAAATCATTTAATATTGGTGAAGAAGGAAAATTAAGTTTGTTTGCTACAGCTTCTTTTGGGAATAATTACAGCTCAAAAGCAGATGGAACTGCAAAAGGTGGTGTTAATGGAAATGCAAGTTTAATTAACAAAAACTTCGAAAAATATACTTCTATAAGTTTTAATACTAATACTACCGCGATGGTAAATTTAGGTTATAAAATTAATGCAGCTAACAAATTAGAATTTAATTCGGTTTTGATTAATACTTCATCATTATCAAAAGAGGAGTTTACAGGATATGTTGCCGACTTAGCAAATGATGGAAATGGTTTTATCAGAAGAAATAAATTTGAAAAAAACACACTTTTAATTAATCAATTATTAGGTGAACACAAGCTTTCAAAAAGAACAATAGCTAATTGGGGATTATCATACAACACTATTAAAGGTGATATGCCAGATAGAACTCAAAATACTTTAAACAAAAATGACAATGGTTACGTTATAAATTCTCAATCTGCTCCAAATAACCATAGATATTTTCAAAACTTAACTGAAAACGAAATGGCTGCTACTGCAAGTGTAGATTATAAATTTAAAAAAGTTGACGAAACTGAATATAAAGGTAAATTAACATTAGGTTATAACGGAAGATTTAAAACTAGAGATTTTGAAGCAACACAATTTAACTTTAAAGCTTTAAATGGTTTTACAAATACCGTTGTTGACCCAAATAATCTTGATGCTTTCTACAATCAAGAAAATTTTACAAATGGTTATTTTCAAGTTGCTACTTTCAGAGGAACAGCTGAAGTTCCAAATGCTTTAAAACCTCAAACTTATAATGGTGAACAAATAATTCAAGGTGGATTTTTAAACACTGAATACAAATTCAGCAAATTAACAGCTGTTTTAGGATTAAGAGGTGAATATATTTTCCAAAAAGTAAAATGGAATACACAACTTGACCCAACAGGCGGAAAAGATGAGTTTGATAAAATTGCTTTCTTGCCAAGTTTAACATTAAAATATGAGCTAACAGAAAAACAAAATTTGCGTTTTGGATTTAGCAAAACATATACATTACCACAATTTAAAGAAAGAGCTTTATTTGTTTATGAAGATGTAACTGAAGTTAAAGTAGGTAATCCAGATTTGTATGCTTCCGATGATTACAACTTTGATTTAAAATGGGAGTTCTTTCCTGAAAAAGAAGAAGTTATTTCTGTAACTGCTTTTGGAAAATACATTCAAAACCCAATGAACGAGGTAACAATTGCATCATCAACTAATGATATTTCATATATTAATACAGGAGATTTTGGATATGTAGCTGGAGGTGAATTTGAAGTTAGAAAATCGCTTTTAAACATTGATACTGAAAATTCAAAAAAATTAACTGCTGGTTTAAATGTTTCGTATTTATACACTCAGCAAGACTTAAGCACAAACAAAGTAATTAAAGAAACAGATTATAATGTAGCTTTCAACACCGATAGTGATAAATTTACTGGTGCTTCTGATTTATTATTAAATGGAGATATTTCTTTTTTAAACGAATGGAATAAAAAAGAAAGTAACTTAACCTCAACTTTATCTTATACCTATTTTTCAGATAGAGTTTATGCACTTGGAACAAACGACAGAGGAAATCTAGTTGACAAAGCATTTGGTTCATTAGACCTTATTTTAAAATCTAAATTGAATAAAAATTTCGGTCTTGGTTTAGTAGCAAAAAATCTTTTAGATCCAACTATTAATAGAGTTCAAGAAAACAAAAACGGTGATGTAAACGTTCTTTCCTATAAAAAAGGAATTAACCTGAGCTTAACCCTATCTTATCAATTCTAA
- a CDS encoding LuxE/PaaK family acyltransferase, producing the protein MINTQDIFTITSQKQFDKLALKIFRFQYENNKVYSEFCNFLNVNPQEVKTVQQIPFLPIQFFKSHEVVSSTNPIQETFTSSGTTGMITSKHLVTDISLYEQSFRNAFSEFYGNIEDYAVLALLPSYLERDGSSLIYMVNDLIERSNNQHSGFYLNNYDELIEKLITLDQSGQNVLLIGVTYALLDLIEKQKFQLKNTIIMETGGMKGKRKEIIREELHAILSEGFGVKNIHSEYGMTELLSQAYSFGSGIFECPNWMQILIRDTEDALSYVDYEKTGGINVIDLANLNSCSFIATQDLGKKYSNNSFEVLGRFDNSDIRGCNLMVL; encoded by the coding sequence TTGATAAATACTCAAGATATATTTACTATAACTTCTCAAAAACAATTTGATAAATTGGCTTTGAAAATTTTTCGTTTTCAATATGAAAATAATAAAGTATATAGTGAATTTTGCAATTTTCTAAACGTAAATCCTCAAGAAGTAAAAACCGTTCAGCAAATTCCATTTTTACCAATTCAATTTTTTAAAAGTCATGAAGTAGTTTCATCAACTAATCCAATTCAAGAAACCTTTACAAGTAGTGGAACAACCGGAATGATTACGAGTAAACATTTAGTAACCGATATTTCGTTATACGAACAAAGTTTTAGAAATGCTTTCTCAGAGTTCTACGGAAACATTGAAGACTATGCGGTTTTAGCCTTGCTTCCATCCTATTTAGAACGCGATGGTTCGTCTTTGATTTATATGGTAAATGATTTAATTGAGCGTTCAAATAATCAACATTCTGGATTTTACCTGAACAATTATGATGAATTAATCGAAAAGCTAATTACTTTAGACCAATCTGGTCAAAATGTTCTATTAATTGGCGTAACTTATGCTTTGCTTGACTTAATTGAAAAACAAAAGTTTCAATTAAAAAACACTATTATCATGGAAACTGGCGGAATGAAAGGCAAACGAAAAGAAATTATCCGCGAAGAATTACATGCAATTTTATCCGAAGGTTTCGGAGTTAAAAACATACATTCAGAATATGGTATGACGGAACTATTATCTCAAGCTTATTCTTTTGGAAGTGGAATTTTTGAATGTCCAAATTGGATGCAAATATTAATTCGTGATACAGAAGATGCATTAAGTTATGTAGATTATGAGAAAACTGGCGGTATAAACGTTATTGATTTGGCTAATCTCAATTCGTGTTCCTTTATTGCAACTCAAGATTTAGGAAAAAAATACTCTAATAATTCTTTTGAAGTTCTTGGAAGATTTGATAATTCAGATATTCGCGGTTGTAATTTGATGGTATTGTAA